In Pan paniscus chromosome Y, NHGRI_mPanPan1-v2.0_pri, whole genome shotgun sequence, the sequence ctgaaaaaaaacaaacaaacagacacacacacacacatacacccaaaaaattgataaaaaaaaaaatccatactcGAAAACATGCTAACAGGCTAACTCCCATTTctaacacacgcacacacacacacacacacacacaattccttTAAAACGAAAGTTCCACAAGGgcgaaacaagaaaacaaatttaacaccCCCCATAGAAAGTACAAAGAGTAACCTGAAAAGAACCCCAGgggaaaacaattcaaaatttacAACTATCTACCCTAAAAGAAGCTGAAAGTCCCTCAAAACTTTCCAGAGGCCATGTCCTTGTATTACAAAAATGATCATAAAAACTGGCAGgagtagaagaataaaaatgcatcTTAAAACTTGCTAAAAACATCAAGTCTCCCATAAGAATTGTAATGGAAAATGGATCAGTCGGCAGTGTTTTCCATACAATTATGAACTaattatatttcttcatatttaaatttgttttttcaatattcTAAGGAATTAACTTTTATGTTAATAGTAGGTGATGTAAGAAAGCAGGTCTTTATCAAGACAACTGGCACTGCATGTCCACACCATTACTCAGGTGGGCCTTTATTCCCAGCGAGgttccctccctggacacacactGAAGGTCCCCAGCCATTTGGCAATCTCTTCACATTCCCAGCCCGGGAGGTAGCCCTAAAATACATGtacgtgaagaaaataaaacgttGCGTCACACTGGAGCCCAGTGTGGTCCTCCAGATTCCGTGGGAGGTGGACTAACTTATATGGGAAGGCAGGGCAGTGGGAGTGAGGATGGCAGAGAGGATAACACATGTCACGGCAGCCGGGTTCATGGAAACAAAACATGACTGGCCTGGGAGAAACACTGTGAAAGGACATAGACCTAGGTGGGCCTCAGGTGGACATCCTCCTGGAGAAAACGGGAGCCCTGGTTGATCTCAAAATGAGCCCCAGGTGGCAGCAGGTCTTACCGCAGGGCAGGGAGCTGGCGAGTGATGATGAGACAGCTATCCCTTTAGCCCTGCTTGTCACCCGCTGACTTTAGCCATATATGCATCATAGTGGCTTAAGGTGCCCCAATCCTGAAATGCGGGTGTTACATGTCCCTGATGggtctctctcccccaacccatGGATTGCCTGggattgctcactgcagtctcctccaGGATCCTTGGGTTCTCCATGTGGGGCCCAGATCCAGGTCAAAAGGCCTCTCAGTTCCCAGTCCTTCCCAGCCCTAGGCTGCTcgcctggcctcctctctgttccgCCTCTAAGGCTTACCCTCTCTCCATGGGATAGAACTGCAATAGATTGAGCCATaggccctggctgatgatctAGGGGACTGCAGACGTGGGTCCAGGACAGTTCAGGTGACAGTTTAAAGCCAATTCCCCAGAGACCAAGGAATGACCAGCTAGGTCCTTTCCCATGATGCCTCACCTTGAACACCACCTCAGCAATCCTGCCAAAACCCGGGCAGTCATGTTCAGCCAAACAGCTGAATAAGCTCAGGTAGGAGGTGTActgcctgcagctggaggcttgaCCTTCGTGATCCCAGAAccgctggactgcagtggaatgagacACCCTGCAGCCTGCagggagaggagtcaggaaggTTCATGCCAGTCCCAGCCtcccacacaccagctcccctaccATGCTGGGAGGCATTCCTTACCGAGGATGCCAACAAAGTGCTCCTTCATGATGATTTCACTGTGGAAATAAAGGTTGGGATGAAAGGAAATCATTCTGCCACCGGTAAACGGGATGGCTGAGTTCCTCCACCTGCCGGATCAAGGAGCAAGAGGATGGATTCAATGGGACCATGTCAACTAGCTGGGCTGAGATGGCCTATTAGCTGTAGTGAACCATGAGTTTCccttcccagctctcccactGAGACAACGCTGGTCCCCAGGGGGACCTCAAACTGACTCAGACACTTGACTCCTCCCACAGACCCAGGCTCCCCagcctgacctgcaaatccatcatGTAGCAAAGTAGGACTTCCGCATGCTTTCTGAACCACGCCAACATCTCCTGCGCCAAACAATCTACCTCTGCCCAAGAACTCTCCAGAGGGTTGGGTGGGCAAGCCTCGTGACGCCTTGCAATTTCGCAAGAACACAGACAATGTGGAACAGCGCCATCTCCCAGACATTTGGCCAGTCACCCTTCATTGTTGGCCCTCTATCTCTGTCTGGCGAGGAGGCAACGCCACAACTGTGGTGGTTTTTGGAGTGGGTGGAACCCGGACAAGAAGGCCTGGGCTGACTAGAGACGGGAGGCAGAAAAAGTGGGCAGGTGGTTGCAGCTGAGGGACGGGAGGGACGGGGGGTGGTGTGAGGCGGCTGCTTCTCTGGGTTTCTGAGATGCAGGAGGCTTTTGTGTGCTGAGTGCTGGACATGCTCCGCTGATGTCCGGGTGTGTGGTGTCCTCTTATCCTAGTCTCCCTGAGGGGTGGGCATGTCCACTTGAGGGAAGCCTTGTACTTAGAAGCGACAGCAGGGTTGTGCCTGGCGCTCTCCAAGAGAATTGCGTGGGTCCAAAGGAAGTTATATAGGCTCAGGGCCTACACACCTTCGAGTGCAGAGCCTGCAGGTGGAAGAATGCGTATCTGCGGAGCTGGTTCCTGCCGTGAGGAGGTCGGCAGCCCCATGTGCCGCGAACCCCTCTTAagcaccttgtgtttctggggtgAGCCTGCTGGAAACAGGCACCGAGAGCAGGGGTGGTTCAATGGCTGGTAATGGCATACAGATTCCTCGTCCTCCAGGCAAGTTCCCAGGGAAACGTGTCCTTAAAATTTGGGCTGTGCGCAAAGGGACCTTGGCGCCGCGATTCTCCCTCGTCAGTGCTGGCCTTGGCTCCCCTTCCCTACCACGTGCTCCCAGGGCTGCTACAAGCGAGCTGCCCTCACAGCTGCAGGAATGTGGCTTCGGCTCCCACGctgtcccccatcccctgcctcctggctgaccCCCACGTGCCTCCCACCTGGCTCCTCCCCCCAAACAGCCCCCATAGCCCCGAAGCCCGATGACTATCCCCTGTTGCCAGCCATCCCCAATCGGCAGCCGCAAGCATATTGCTCTGGCCCACAAGGCGGCGATGCTCTGTGGCCTGGGGCATTCACGGAGCCCAGCTCCAAGTGAAGGACCTCCAGCGAGTCCATTGACGGCCCCGGTGTGCTCggtccagggccaggctgtgcccgctGGCCCTCCTTCTGCCACCCCACGTCGGGCTCCACCtcaaccaccacctccacctcagccatGATGTTTTCCCCCTTCAGCACCGCCTTCTCTTCCAAGGCCGCCTCCTTGCTCTGTACCCCGGCCGTCCTCTCCAGCATTGCCTCCAGCTTCAACACGGTTTTCTCCTGGGTGCTCCCACAGACCCCGGGCCTgtgcagcccagcccagcccatgccCCGCACCCACAGGCTCTGGGGGCCCGCTCCCCAGCAGACCCGCTCCCTGAAAGACTCACGGGCGTCGCCCTGCTGAGAACCTAGTCCCACACCTATGTGGACCCAGGTTTCCTGAGGAGCTCCGCTGGACCCGCAGATCCCGCACTGGCCAAAGGGCTCCAGTCCCCAGCAGGCTCAACGGCGCACAGGAGCTCGGGAGCGAGAGGCCCCGGCCCTGGGCTTGCAGAGCCCCACCAACAGGCACCGCAGCCGCTGCTGCGGGTGCGGAAGCCTCTGGGTCGTCAAGGCAGTGCACAACAGCGGGCGCGCAGGCCGACAATGGCCAACCCTGGCGGCTGGCCTCTGGTGTGCCCGGGACATAGGACAAGAGGCCCTTTGGAATGCTCCTTGGAGTACAGCATCCTCAGAGAGGAAGCATGGTACTCGGAGCCTCTGTTTGCCTCGACCTGTGAGAGTGTGTGCCGGGGCTCTGGCCTCTACAGCAGATCAATTCCACCTCAGCACACGCAGGCGACTTTCCTCCCACGTGCCCGCCCTGATCACATCCAAAggtagatgaagaagaagaaagcaagcttgaAACTCTATACTTTCCTAAAAGCATATCAGAAACTCACAAATAacagtgaaatcaaagaatgatcccagccaattccattacatacctagactgaaatatgaaacttcaaagaaaagacagattagaactttgggtttgtaaaaattttcctaaaTAGGTATAAGTATTGGTAACTTTGTCTCACTAGAAAACGTAAACAAAAATccatgtttttcatgtttgtaaatatacatagttttatatccatcagttatgacatgcaagaagtaataaagtgaaagtacaataaaatgatatatggaacttcctcagtcttaaaatattccatggagactgtcaattttatgaaaactataaagaatgCTTCATGAATCTACATTGTACAGTGCCATTTACTATTTTACGTACATTTGAAATAATCAACAATTAAAGGGAATACATCAACATTATTTAATACGAATAACGTTATTTTTCTTGAGTAATCCTGTTGAAATTaaggattttaaataaaacattaaaaacaaattatattgactGCTTTCAGCTTTGGATGAAATCATACTTGTGTATTTGTAGTAATGGGAAGCATAACTTTCTCCTCACAATTAATCTTTTATAAGGCAGGCGACTTTCCTCCCACGTGCCCGCCCCGATCACTTCCCCCAGGACACCCCTGCCGCCCTAGCCCCAGGAACCAGAGAGTTTTCTCTGGATCTGCAGTATTACTTCCGTACCATCTACCTGGCCTGCCTAACGAAGAGAGACGTTTCCTGTGTTCGTGACACATAGAGATGTTCATGGCTTGCCACCCTGAGGATGTCAGGGCACAGGGCTGCCATGCCCACAATTCCAAAGGCCACGCAGCCCGCGTGTGCCTGGATGCCTAGCTACCCGGCACAAGCTCCAAGGGCTTCTCGGAGGAGGCTTGGGCAGggaaggcggggggtggggggctggagaTGCAGGCCCGCCAGTGGCTGTGCCGCCCAGGGAGACGCCCACCGCCCTCCCATTGATTGGCCACGACGGGAGGAAGTCGGCCTGGGTGCGGCCCCTCGGCCCTTCGCGCGCAGTCCCTTAGGGGGCGCCTGGAAGCCCGGCGCATGCGCCCTGAGGGCTCGCTGAGCTACCGGGTGCCATAGAGGCTGCGGCAGGGTTCCTGTGGCGTGGGTCGGGCAGCACAGGCCTTGGTGCGTGCGAGTGCCGAGGAGGGCACCGCCTTCAGGATGGAGGCTGTACAGGAGGGGGCGGCCGGGGTGGAGAGTGAGCAGGCGGCTTTGGGGGAGGAGGCGGTGCTGCTGTTGGATGACATAAtggcggaggtggaggtggtggcggaGGAGGAGGGCCTCGTGGAGCGGCAGGAGGAGGCCCagcgggcacagcctggccctgggcccatgaccccagagtctgcactggaggagctgctggccgTTCAGGTGGAGCTGGAGCCGGTTAATGCCCAAGCCAGGAAGGCCTTTTCTCGGCAGCGGGAAAAGATGGAGCGGAGGCGCAAGCCCCACCTAGACCGCAGAGGCGCCGTCATCCAGAGCGTCCCTGGCTTCTGGGCCAATGTTGTATCCTTCTCAGTGTTTCTTCGGCCTTTCTAGTGGAGAGGTGCTCTCGGGGAAGTGTAAGTGACCGATGGGCAGCTCGGCGTCGATGTGACTCTTTGGGGAACAAAGGGGAGTTGCCACGGACAAATGTGGCTGCGGAAAGCCACAGCAGGCGTGGGTACTATTGTCCTGCAAGCGGCAGAGAAACCCTTGGTGATGCCGAGCAGCAGACGTTTGGGGCatctttttgaagagcagaagcgaGTTCAGACCAGAAGAGGTTTTTCGGTGAAGCAAGCTATTTTTAAGGGAGTGTGATTGCTGCCCCTCGCTAGTCCGATCTGGGACTGGGCGTCTTCGGCTCTAAGCAGATTCTGCCACTCCTCAGACACCAGCAAGTCTCTGCAAATCGCGCCTCCCCATGTCAGTGCAGTCAGCCTCAGAATCATACACCCTCTGTGAACACAGGAGGCCTTAGTTTACGGGGAGGGGGAGGTGAAAGGAGATCATACATGGAAGCAGATCTGAGAAatcccctaccccagcctctggGTGCTCTTAGGCCTTCTTCCCTGTTGCTCGTCGCTTTCCCTTCCATCGTGTATAAAGTCTCTTTGACCTAAATCAGATTGCAAACCACCCCCAGATGTCAGCCCTGATCACTGACGAAGATGAAGACATGCTGAGCTACATGGTCAGCCTGGAGGTGAGGCCAGGAAGACTGAGGCGAGAGGGTTTAGCGGGGGAGGGTAAGGGAAATAATTCATTCCTGTAAGCAAGAGTGAGCACCTCACCCGAAAACGTATTTAAGCTTTCTCCACCTTGTCCTGACAGGTGGAAGAAGAGAAGCATCCTGTTCATCTCTGCAAGATCATGTTGTTCTTTCGGAGTAACCCCTACTTCCAGAATGAAGTGATTACCAAGGAATATCTGGTGAACATCACAGGTGACAGGTGGCTCCCAGGATGGGTAGTGGAAGGAAgatggcgggtggatcattgcCGACGTGATCCAGCCCCCTTCCCACAAAAACTCCTGTCTCTGTAGAATACAGGGCTTCTCGTTCCACTCCAATTGAGTGGTATCCGTATTATGAAGTGGAGGCCTATCGCCGCAGACACCACAGCAGCAGCCTTAACTTCTTCAActggttctctgaccacaacttcGCAGGATCTAACAAGATTGCTGAGGTGAGTCCTCACTGGGAAACATGAGAAATGACCCCGTgtgttcccagctgcttgggtcaCCTTTCTGAGCCCTGATGAGGCCTTTCCCGATTGAGTCCCCTGACAGATCCTATGTAAGGACCTGTGGCGCAATCCCCTGCAATACTACAAGAGGATGAAGCCACCTGAAGAGGGAACAGAGACGTCAGGTGAGCCGTTAGTTGGGACTGGAGCTGTTTGATGCCTAGTATAAGGGGGTTGATGCACCTGCCTATTCAGGGAGCCTGGGtgctcatttcagaaatgtagaaATTGAGGCTCCTTTGGTACATGTAGAAATTccttgagaggaagacagagagtgaCAGAATCCAGGACGTTCATGGCATTGGGCTGAAAAGGCACATTAGAGACTTCACGCAAAGCAGGTGATAGCTGTGGAGTCTTAAGCCCAGTGAAGAATCGTCCATTTCCAGAATCAATGAGGAGTAAAGCTGAAAATCATTCAGTTCAGTCTGTGGCACTTGATTCCATGGCTGTGAACCCCTCCGGCAGTCATCCTACCAACCCCATAAGATTGGGCTCCCTGAATGTGCGTCCTGATCATCCTTGCCCCAAACCACAAAGGACTGTTTAGATTGATGGATTTCCTTAAGCTGTTGCCCCATCAGACTTCTGTGTGCTTTTAGGGTACAGTGCATCTTGTTAGCTGACTCCCCTCACAGACAATactgggaatggggcagggaTTGCGCAGAACAGTTTGTAACACGTGGTAGGAGGAAGTTTAAGGGATCACAAATGGGGAAGGGATATCCTTTTCTCAGCGGGCCCCACAATTGAAACATTTCCAAGTATGGCTCAGAGAAAATGCGTTTTAACGTGAGTTTGTGTTTCTCTAGGGGACTCCCAGTTGTTGAGTTGAATATGATGGAGCATCAGATTTTACCTAATACAGCAGAACTCCTAAAAAGTTACAACAGTATGCAGGACGGCAGTACTCAGCATGGTCTTATGCACaggaactaaaggaaaaagagatCGAGTCACCAGAAATCAGGAAGAGGGGGTAAATTTGGATTgtatggaatgaaaaataaacattctcaaggatgtgtgactctgtgtctgtgtgtgtgtgtgagtgtgtctttgtgtttgtgtgtgtgtgtatgtttatccaCTTTATTCGGGTGTGCTAATGAATTGATCCATCCACGTGCTTTATTCTCTTCATGGAAATTACCAGTCTGCGTTGGAGCTGGGCCTCTAAAGTTGTAGAGTGAATGGGTGTGGGATGTGTTGGGATTCTTCCTACAGGACAGAGTGGGGGAGGTAAAAGCAAAAGACAGCTTAGTTGGAGGCTGACTTCATCCTATGGAAGCAGAGATAGTTCAAGGAATGGGGTTACTGGGTTTCCAGGTCCCAGTTTGCTGGGACCTCCAAAATCCTTCATTTTGAGTATCATCATACACAATAGATAAGCACAGGATGATGGAAATCTTAAAGTTGGCTTTCATGTTGAATCCACATGTTCTTTTAAAGGTGAATGCATAATCCTTTTCTGGGACAATCAGCCTCTCAGGACTTCTGAAACATCAACGTGAGAAGAAATGGGCATGTAAGGTGTATGGAGGGACTGTGGGAAAGGTGACAGAGGCATGTGGGAAGGCATTCAGGATACACTTTTGGCATAGATGACTACGGGAAAAGACAAACTTACAGAAGTGAGGGGAAAGGGCGTGGATTAGTGGAATGTAAGATTGTTGGAGAATCCATCCAGGGACTCTCTTGTCACTTGATGACCCTGGATATGGACACTCTTgtggatgtttacatctttagttGGGTTAAGCTTTTCTCCAAGATTCTATGTTAGGTGAGGAGCCCATAACGTATGTAGCTAACAACACTACGATTGCATTTTGTGCT encodes:
- the LOC129395755 gene encoding testis-specific Y-encoded protein 3-like, whose protein sequence is MEAVQEGAAGVESEQAALGEEAVLLLDDIMAEVEVVAEEEGLVERQEEAQRAQPGPGPMTPESALEELLAVQVELEPVNAQARKAFSRQREKMERRRKPHLDRRGAVIQSVPGFWANVIANHPQMSALITDEDEDMLSYMVSLEVEEEKHPVHLCKIMLFFRSNPYFQNEVITKEYLVNITEYRASRSTPIEWYPYYEVEAYRRRHHSSSLNFFNWFSDHNFAGSNKIAEILCKDLWRNPLQYYKRMKPPEEGTETSGDSQLLS